Part of the Janibacter alkaliphilus genome is shown below.
CACCTCGGCAAGAAGCCCCAGTCCCTCTCGCCCGCGCGCGACGCCCTGCTCAAGAAGGGCCTCATCTACTCCGGGGAGCGGGGGCGTATCGCCTTCACCGTCCCCCACTTCGGGCGGTACCTGCGCGAGCAGACGTGATACAGGTGGCGCGAGATCGACCTCAGCCCCAGTCCTTCGCCGCGGCGCGCAGCGATGACCGGTCGAACGTGGTGCCACAGTGCTCCGATAGAAGCTTGAGCAGCTCGCTCTCCTCGCGACTCACCCGACCTTCGACCGCAGCGGCGAGGAGGGCCCCGTCGTAGATGTGCTCACGCGCTCCCTTCGCCTCCGCGATCTTCGTCAGCACCAGATCTCGATCGACCTGGATCGTGTCCCGGACCGCTCCGAGCGCGTCGAGCTCGGGGGCATGCTCTCCGGCCATCTTGGTCAGCCAGTAGTTCGTTCCCGCAGTGAGCGGGATGCCCACCACAGGCACGGAGAACTTGATGAGGTTCCGCTGCAGGAGGTATCTCCCCACGACCGGCAAGCTCCTGACCGACTGCAGGACCGCGCCGCTGAAGACCTTCCTGACCAGCGGGCGTACGAAGGCTGGCGCGGCCTTGACAGCGACCCCGCTCGTTGCTTCGCCTGCCTTGATCGCGAACGTGATCCGGATGAACTTCCACAGGTCCTCGGGATCCTCCAGATCTAGTGGGATCCCGTAGAGCGCCGCGATGTCGTACGCCAACCGCAGCTGAAGCTGCGAGGTGAAGGTCAGATCTACCGCGAAGCTCGTCGCGCCGGCAGGCACTGTCAGAGCCGAGGCTCCACCTCCTGAACCGATTCGGCTTGCTGCCCAGGGCTTCTCGCTCGTCGGTGGCATCGGCGAGTGGCAGGACCAGTGGCGGATGACCTACGTCCGCGGCCCCGAGGGGATCATCGTCGCGCTCGCGGAGCGGCTCACCTGATCGTCGGTGCCTGACCGCCAGCATCTGCCCGGGTGAGTTGGCGCCGATGGCCGCCGAGACGTCCTCGGCGGAGGCGGTGTCGAGCCCGAGGTCCCGGAAGACCGCCGCGTTGTTCACCCACCCGGTCAGCGGCGCCAGGTCCTCCGCGAGCTCCGCGGCCTGCACCGCAGCAGCAGGATCCGCAGCATCGGCACGAAGGTGGTGGACCCGCGAGTGGTCGTGGTCGCTTGGGCTCGGGTCGAGGACGACGACGTGTCCGTCGTGGGCGAGATGCGCGGCGACCTCCCGCCCCACCCCGCCGGAGCCGCCGGTGACGACCACGGAGCGCTCCTGGCCGGTAGAAAGGTCTGTCGCTGAGGTCACCCGCCCAGGCTAGGAGCTGCCACCGCCCGACGGTGTCGGTGAGCGGGGCAGGATGGACCCATGCCCGCCCCCTTCACCGGCATCCCGCACGCCGCCACCGACTTCTACGCCGGGCTCGAGCTCGACAACACCAAGGCGTACTGGGACGCCCACCGCGAGGCCTACCAGCGCGACGTCCGCGAGCCGATGACGGCGCTGCTCGCCGAGCTCGACGACTACGGCGAGGCCAAGCTCTTCCGCCCCAACCGGGACGTGCGCTTCTCGGCGGACAAGAGCCCGTACAAGACCCACCAGGGCGGCTACATCCCGGCCGCCGACGCCACCGGTTGGTACGTCGAGGTGTCGGCCGACGGCTTCAAGATCGGGGGCGGCTGCTACCGGCTCGACCCGCCGCGGCTCACGGCGCTGCGCGCCGCCATCGACGCC
Proteins encoded:
- a CDS encoding DUF2461 domain-containing protein; protein product: MPAPFTGIPHAATDFYAGLELDNTKAYWDAHREAYQRDVREPMTALLAELDDYGEAKLFRPNRDVRFSADKSPYKTHQGGYIPAADATGWYVEVSADGFKIGGGCYRLDPPRLTALRAAIDAPSTGQELQRVTDRLREQGWSIDGDQVKTTPRGWSVDHPRIELLRHKTLSASVWIDDGDIVTTERLVGEVRERFEQVRPLVEIIAATAR